One Thiocapsa sp. genomic window carries:
- the mltG gene encoding endolytic transglycosylase MltG, with translation MIARVLLVLVLAAGAIGAGLWLDYGAFLKGPVPLPEESTILDIPRGTSLRGLARRMTDEGILQHPYYFIALAYRQGDQARIKAGEFELTAGMTPVDVLARFTSGQVVQHPVTLVEGWTFRQAVAAIEAQERFTGDLSTLSDEDLMAKLGRPGEHPEGRLFPDTYRFPRDTPRLSVLQRAFERMEQILAEEWAERREGLPIDSPYEALILASIVEKETGAAHERPEIAGVFVRRLRKGMRLQTDPTVIYGMGERYEGRIRRADLREATAYNTYVIDGLPPTPIALPGRAAIHAVLNPADGDSLYFVSRGDGTHVFSATLDAHNRAVRRYILGEP, from the coding sequence ATGATTGCACGCGTCTTACTCGTTCTGGTGCTCGCCGCAGGTGCGATCGGTGCCGGTCTTTGGCTCGACTACGGCGCCTTCCTCAAGGGGCCGGTGCCCTTGCCCGAGGAGAGCACCATCCTCGATATCCCGCGCGGGACATCGCTGCGTGGACTAGCGCGTCGAATGACCGACGAGGGAATCCTGCAACACCCCTATTACTTCATCGCCTTGGCCTACCGGCAAGGGGATCAGGCCCGGATCAAGGCCGGCGAGTTCGAGTTGACCGCCGGGATGACGCCGGTCGATGTCCTGGCGCGCTTCACCTCCGGTCAGGTCGTACAACATCCGGTCACCTTGGTCGAGGGCTGGACCTTTCGGCAGGCCGTCGCGGCGATCGAGGCACAGGAGCGTTTCACGGGTGACCTGTCGACGCTGTCCGACGAGGACCTGATGGCCAAGCTCGGTCGACCCGGCGAGCATCCCGAAGGGCGCCTCTTCCCGGACACTTACCGCTTTCCGCGCGACACGCCGCGCCTGTCGGTCCTGCAACGTGCCTTCGAGCGCATGGAGCAGATCCTGGCCGAAGAATGGGCGGAGCGCCGCGAGGGGTTGCCGATCGACAGCCCCTACGAGGCCCTGATCCTCGCCTCGATCGTCGAGAAGGAGACGGGCGCCGCGCATGAACGCCCCGAGATCGCGGGTGTCTTCGTGCGCCGACTGCGCAAAGGGATGCGCCTGCAAACCGATCCGACCGTGATCTACGGCATGGGCGAGCGTTACGAGGGTCGCATCCGTCGCGCCGATCTGCGCGAGGCCACCGCCTACAACACCTATGTCATCGACGGCCTGCCGCCGACACCCATCGCCTTGCCCGGGCGCGCCGCCATCCATGCCGTCCTCAACCCCGCGGACGGGGACAGCCTCTATTTCGTCTCGCGCGGCGACGGCACGCATGTCTTCTCGGCTACGCTCGACGCACACAACCGAGCGGTTCGTCGCTATATCCTGGGTGAGCCATGA
- the tmk gene encoding dTMP kinase: MSLSSALNPKPERGCFITLEGIEGAGKSTHIASLAALLSSLGIAVVTTREPGGSPIAERIRTLLLDSANTGMDGTAELLLMFAARAEHLAKRIRPALESGAWVLCDRFTDATYAYQGGGRGLDPQRIAVLETLVQGDLRPDLTLLFDLAPALGLDRARGRGAADRFESETLHFFEAVRRVYLERAHASPERYRLIDAAAPLSVVGEQAGRALRRLVETRRGETADASGAGAGAEA; encoded by the coding sequence ATGAGCCTTTCGAGCGCGCTGAATCCGAAACCGGAGCGCGGCTGCTTCATCACGCTGGAAGGCATCGAGGGCGCAGGCAAGTCGACACACATCGCCTCGCTCGCGGCGCTCCTGTCGTCGCTGGGTATCGCGGTCGTGACGACGCGCGAGCCCGGAGGCTCGCCGATTGCCGAGCGGATCCGCACCTTGCTGCTCGATTCGGCCAACACCGGGATGGACGGGACCGCCGAGCTGCTTCTCATGTTCGCGGCACGCGCCGAGCATCTGGCCAAGAGGATCCGACCTGCACTGGAATCCGGCGCCTGGGTGCTGTGCGATCGCTTTACCGACGCCACCTACGCCTATCAAGGCGGGGGCCGCGGGTTGGATCCGCAGCGCATTGCGGTGCTCGAGACGCTGGTTCAGGGCGACCTGCGGCCGGATCTGACTCTCCTTTTCGATCTTGCGCCCGCGCTTGGACTTGACCGCGCACGCGGTCGCGGGGCTGCCGATCGATTCGAGTCCGAGACCCTGCACTTCTTCGAGGCGGTGCGCAGGGTCTATCTCGAACGGGCGCATGCGAGCCCGGAGCGCTATCGTCTGATCGATGCGGCGGCGCCCTTGAGCGTCGTCGGCGAGCAGGCGGGACGAGCCTTGCGTCGCCTCGTCGAGACCCGTCGGGGCGAGACCGCCGATGCGTCCGGCGCCGGAGCCGGGGCCGAGGCGTGA